In Catharus ustulatus isolate bCatUst1 chromosome 30, bCatUst1.pri.v2, whole genome shotgun sequence, the DNA window CCGTGCGACCCCTGGAACCTCCCCGGGACTGCCCCGGCCGGACTCCTCCGACACCCGGCGAGACCCCCCGGCTCAACTCATTGCTGGAGCAGATCCCCCGGCCCCCTCCGAGACCCTTCCTCGGGGCAAGGGATCTCCGAGGGCACGCGGTTCGCTCCCCgggccccgggagccggcaccCCTGGGGACCCACCAGCTGTCCCCGCCGGGGCCAAGGACGCCCGGAGCCCCCCAGGAAGGCCCCGGTCCCCCGGCCCGCATCCCCGCTCCCGGGCTGGCCCCAGAGCGCAGCGGATCCCgtttccagggctgggggcagccgGGCTGCCCAGGGACCCCCGGCTGAGTCGGCCCCGAGCCGGGGGGTGTCGGGGACCCCCGGGGGGGCTGCGGCACCCGGCGTCTCCCCAGCTCCATGGCGGCCAAGTGGTTCAAGGAGTTCCCATCCAACCTGAAGACGGTTTCAGAGAGGGCTCGGCCGGGAAGCGGGAGCCTTGGCAAGAGCCGCAAGAATTCAACCGCTGAGCTGGGGGGCTACCGGGCAGCTGGGGGTGGCAAGGAAGGGGGCAGCCGGCTGTCACGGGACAACCTGCAGGgtctgctccaggctgccacCGGGAAGATGCGGAAGAATTCCAGAGTGGAGGGAGGCACAGCAGAGGGACCCTCCAAAACCTACATCAACCGCCTCATCAAAGTGGAGGCTTCCGAGAAGAACGGGAAGGGGCACCCTGGACCCCTGCCTGGCAGCCTGCCTGCCCCCGAGCAGGACAAGGGGAAGCCCCCCAAGACAGAGACGGTAAGGCAGGGACtgggagccagggcagagggagagaTGTGGGGAGTGTGAAGCGCTGCCAGCTTTAACTAATTTAGTCTCCGACTCATTAGCCTGGCTGACTTCATCCTTTTATCCTGCCCGGCTCCATTGCCTTTAAATTCCTTCAAAGCTGCCTTCATCACAACTGCCCTTCATCACCCatgtgggggtgggggggtcaTCGGGCATCCTCAGCATGCTCTGCGTGTCCCATGCCAGTCTgaccccagagctcagctggtgGTTGAACAAAGGCTGTTGTAAAGCTTTTCTGGAaagctccctgcacagccttgGGAGGACTGGGAGCCAGTCGGGGGGTTGCTGTCACCCAAAAAGATTCCAGAGCTCCCCTCAGGCTCCTCACCACCACTGAGGTCCATAGGAATGGTCTGAGTGTCCCCACCCAAAGGTGCCAGTGGGTGCATCCTCCGGGGTTGTGGCATAGCTCCATTAACCCCAGATAAACCACCATCCTTCCCTGGGGATTCCAGCGTGCCTgttccctgcctggctctgtgctggtgacatCTCTGCTGGGACTCCTGCAGCCCTCTGAAGCCAGCAATGCCTATTCTCTGCTCAGGTCATCATCCTGGAGGATTACGCAGACCCTTACGATGCCAAACGGACCAAGGGGCAGCGGGATGCCGAGCGCCTGGGGGAGAACGATGGGTACATGGAGCCCTATGATGCCCAGCAGATGATCACAGGTAGGTGCCATTTTGAGCCATGCCACAGCACCACCGCTGGTACCGCTCCCCAGCCGGGAGTCTGTGCCTTTCCTTGGAGCCACCCGGTGCAGGAGGCTCCGGGAACAGGAAAGCTGCTTGCCGCTTCCTGCGGCTGCGCAGGGCCAGATAAGGAGAGGGAGCAAGGCCGGACACTGACCCGTGCTGGCCGGCCCCTCAGCCGGTGCCATGACCTGCTGCCAACATCCAACGGGCACATGTGGCCAATGCAAAGCCCTCAATGCCCCAAATCATCCCAGGGTTCCACCCCTCAAGAGTTCCCAATGGCCATGCCCTCCAGCCAGCGACACCCCGGCTGGCGTGGCGACTGTCCAGCTGGCCACAACAACAGGAACTGACTGGGCCGgaagctggaaataaaagattTGCTGCTGATGTTTTTTTTCCGTGtggggcagcccaggctgtTAGGCAAAGACTGGCGCCGTGGGGAGAAacagggggctgggaggggtgaGCCCCTGGGGTGGCCTCCCTCcacagctgagctccagctTGGGGTGTAGCATCCTGCTGCCGTGGAGCCCAGCTGGCCCCACTGCCGTGGGTCTGTGCCCGTGGCGccagcagcctcagggctggACAGCAGACCAGGCGCCATGAGGATGGGccccttcctgctccagctcctcccaagCTGGTTCCCAATTGGGCGTTGCCGCCATAGGGTCCCCAGCACACATCCCTCACTGAGGGCTGATTGTGGGAgtggggggggtctcaggggacacacacacccATCCCTGACCCATCATCCCTTTTCCCCACAGAAATTCGTCGTCGTGGCTCCAAGGACCCCCTGGTCAAAgccatcctgctgctggacGGTCCTggagagcctggggaggggggtgcCAAACTGGAGCTTGCCAAACGGCCGGGGGGCAAGGAAGTGGCAGGGAAGGGGCCACAGCTCTATGACACCCCTTAtgagcctggggagggggtggctgGGGGGACCCCAGAGCGCAGGGTGAGGGCTGGTGATGGGCGCCTGCCTGAGAACGACGAGCGCCCGGCGGGGGAATatgagcagccctgggagtgGAAGAAGGAGCAGATTGTCAAAGCACTGTCAGgtaggggacagggacaggatgggagtGAGGATGGGGGGAAGGGACGGGCatggaatggggatggggatggcaaCAGGGGCAGGGACGGAACAGACTTTCTATCAGGGTTTGTCACAAGAGGACAAGATGCAATGGTTTATAACTGTGAGGGGCACTTCAGATACAAGGATTTTCTTGAGCTGAGGGTGGCAAGGCATTGGcactggttgcccagagaggtcaagttggatggggctctgaacaacctgatGTAACTGGAGATGTCCCTTTTCATGGTGGAGTGTTGGACCAGATGGGGACAGACACGTGGTTGGAGAGGGGGTTAGGACTGGCAATGGGgaaggtgctggggctggggacagggatggagctaGGGATGGGGATTGAAAGTGGAGGTGGGGCTTTGGGGGGCTCACATCTTGTCCCTCCCAGTCCAGTTTGAGGGCTCGGAGCGTCCTAAGGAGGAGACACAGCGGCAGCATCTCCGCCAGAAGAGCTGGACCCCCAAGATGCTGAAGCCGGCAGGCACCGAGCACAGCGAGGGGGAGCGGGTGGACCCCGCCCTGGCGCTGGAGAAACAGCCGTGAGTTGCGAGGCCGATCCGCTGTGGGAGACACGAAACGAGGAGGGATGGAGTGCCTGATGTTTTGCCACGGCTCAGCGTcccctcccggtgtccccccacAGTTGGTACCACGGGGCCATCACGCGGGCCGAGGCCGAGAGCCGGCTGCAGCCGTGCCGGGAGGCGGGCTACCTGGTGCGCACCAGCGAGACGGGCAGCGGAAAGTACTCCATCGCGCTCAAGTGAGTGTCGGGGTGGCCACAGGACGGGGGGAGGCTCGGCCCCGGGGGTCCCACCCTGGGGAGATGGGGAGAATCCCCACTCTGGGGTGATGCTGCCCAGCTCGCCCTGGCTGTTCACATCACAGCGCTGATGGGGATGAAGCACCCAGATCCCAAGGGACGGCACCCCCTGATCCACGGGGGGTGACCCGGGCATCCTGGTGTGGAGCTGGGGCGGAGCGGGGGGTACGGCGTGTCCCCCTCCCCGGCGCATTGTCGGGAGCGCCAGTGGCGTTTCCTTCCTGAGGAagtgcagcccctggagccGAAACAATCAGAGCGGGACGGGAACAAACAGGGGTGGATACGGCCGCGGGGCAGGCGGGCGCCGGGGGGGCTGGCGGCAACACTGATGCCTGCTGGCCGCCCAGGACCAGCCAGGGCTGCGTCCACATCATCGTGGCCCAGACCAAGGACAACAAGTACACGCTCAGCCAGGCCAGCGGTGTCTTCGCCAGCATCCCTGAAGTTGTGCACTACTACTCCACCGAGAAGCTGCCCTTCAAGGGGGCTGAGCACATGGCCCTGCTGTACCCTGTCCACTGCAAGCTGCATTAGCGTCTGCGACCCCCACCCCTGTGGCGTGAGACACGGTGCAGCCACAGCGATGGGCGTTTTTCACGTCTCGAGTCCTGAAGGGACCCCACTCCTGGactccagcagggctgtccccctTTTGCTGGGACAAATCCTGACCACTCTGTACCAGAACCTACTTGTCACGGGGCTACCCACATGCCCGAGGTGGGAGCACGCAGTGAGACTGGGACCTGTAATGATCTAGTAAAATAAACTTGTTGGCTGAGAGGAAGCAGTGGTCCTGGGGGCGGGCCTGGGATGTGTCTTGTGCTGGCAGTTTTGGGGGCCAGAGGTACTggggctctcccagcagcacatctgcaTCCTGCCAGGCTTTTTATAGCGGGAGGCCAGCAGAAGGGAAGCAGAACACTGTCCCATGGGTGCCCGAGCACCCTCTTCCCTCGTCCTGTGGTTTCCTGCctgggtgcagctgcagctccccgGGGTGTTGCACAACCCAGCAGTGCATGACAGAGGAGGCatggccaggggctgcagggccgTGAGGGTTTGTGGCATGAAGGTCTGCACAGCATAGGGGGTACAGCCTGGGAGGCACCAGTGAAACGGTGCAAAGCATGGGGTACATGGTGGGGGGCATAGCtacagggcacagccaggctgggggtgaACAAAGTGAGGGTGCAGCCCTCACTGGAGCCACTCCTAGGCTGCAGCAACCACTCTGCTACACCACTCCCAGCACCCATTCCAGTGTAAATCCAAAGCATTTATTTGAGCCACATTGTCTTGTTTCCCCAACATGCTTTGAAAAGGAGCCCCGAGGGGGCTGAAGCAGAGGTATGGGGGGCTGATCCAGCCAgaccctccctccctccccaacCCCCATGGCACTGTAGGAACCAGGCCCTTCCCTGTGGGACCCCCGAAGCCGGTCCCGGGCGAGCTCCACGC includes these proteins:
- the SHE gene encoding SH2 domain-containing adapter protein E; this translates as MAAKWFKEFPSNLKTVSERARPGSGSLGKSRKNSTAELGGYRAAGGGKEGGSRLSRDNLQGLLQAATGKMRKNSRVEGGTAEGPSKTYINRLIKVEASEKNGKGHPGPLPGSLPAPEQDKGKPPKTETVIILEDYADPYDAKRTKGQRDAERLGENDGYMEPYDAQQMITEIRRRGSKDPLVKAILLLDGPGEPGEGGAKLELAKRPGGKEVAGKGPQLYDTPYEPGEGVAGGTPERRVRAGDGRLPENDERPAGEYEQPWEWKKEQIVKALSVQFEGSERPKEETQRQHLRQKSWTPKMLKPAGTEHSEGERVDPALALEKQPWYHGAITRAEAESRLQPCREAGYLVRTSETGSGKYSIALKTSQGCVHIIVAQTKDNKYTLSQASGVFASIPEVVHYYSTEKLPFKGAEHMALLYPVHCKLH